The following nucleotide sequence is from Paucidesulfovibrio longus DSM 6739.
CCACGGGCCAGAGGCGTTCGCCGCGCCGGACCTGGGAAAGTTCGGGGACCGGCTTGACTCCCGACTGATCGTGGCCCGCAGACGCTGACCAAACGGAGGAACCATGCCTTGCAACGGATCATGCCGCGCCGTCCTTGGCGCGCTGTTTCTGCTGGCGACGCTGTGCGTCGCCTCGACTCCGGCCCGGGCCGCGAACGACGTCTGCGAAACATGCGGGGATCACGCCCCGCTCCGCATCCTGGCCGGAACCAGCATCGCGGCCGACATCGTGAGCGATCTGTGCGGCCCGGCGGCCGCGGTCCGGCTTCTGATTCCGGGCGGAGCCTGCCCGGGCCATTACGACCTGCGCCCCGGCGACCTGCGCTTTCTCGGCGGGGCCCAGCTGTTGGTTCTGGAATCCTTCCAGTCCGAGATGCCGAACATGCGCGACCTGATCCGAGCGGCGCGCAATGAACAGCTCCAAATTTTTGTGCTGCCCGAGGCCGAAAGCGCCATGCTGCCCGAAGCCCAGGAACGCCTGACCCTGGCCCTGGCCAAGGAGCTGGCCCGGCTGCGGCCAGAGCTGGCCTCCCGGCTGGAGCGGGCCACCGCAGAGCGGATCGCCCGCGTGCGCGAGGTGGCCGGAGAGCAGCGCGCCC
It contains:
- a CDS encoding metal ABC transporter substrate-binding protein, whose protein sequence is MPCNGSCRAVLGALFLLATLCVASTPARAANDVCETCGDHAPLRILAGTSIAADIVSDLCGPAAAVRLLIPGGACPGHYDLRPGDLRFLGGAQLLVLESFQSEMPNMRDLIRAARNEQLQIFVLPEAESAMLPEAQERLTLALAKELARLRPELASRLERATAERIARVREVAGEQRARLEKAGTPGTVALSSALQASFARWAGLDVAATYGRPEDLTPERFGELQDIGAKRGARLVLDNVQSGPGAGRGLAETLGAGRAELTSFPGGFPDAPEGREDNDGRWESAFIANVNRVLAALGGAGS